Proteins encoded within one genomic window of Trichoderma asperellum chromosome 2, complete sequence:
- a CDS encoding uncharacterized protein (EggNog:ENOG41~SECRETED:SignalP(1-20)) has translation MHRLGAALLAIAGFAGLAHAAPASTTPCCKCFPGDACWPSASDWAAFNKTVNGRLIATVPLGSPCHGDSYNATECQFLQDNWLYSPIHYNSSSSVMAPLFANASCDPFQPEDTPCTLGNYVRYAVNVSTAAHVSATLQFAAKRNIRFVIRNTGHDYNGRSTGAGALSVWTHHLKDTEILDWDDQFYTGKALKVGAGIQGFEALEAAHAANLIVVTGECPTVGLAGGYVQGAGHSALSTIYGLAADNALSYDVVTPNGTLVTATRTQNKDLYWALSGGGGGNYGVVISMVFRAHPDDVVAGAKFAIDTSSLGDSVLYSVIDAFHAALPAIVDSGVMIIYFFGPGFFQVPAMTAYGKTQDEVEAILEPFVSALAELNIDLAPTYTQFPSYFQHFQNYWGPLPAGNIQVGTDLFGGRLIPRSVLPNFSPTAQKLVELGVTFIGVGLNVSNFGLDNANAVLPQWRSSIVEASLTLPYSFQVPFQDMINTQDTITNVVQPVIEAATPNAGAYMNEADFQQPDFQDVFFGVNYPKLLQIKHKYDPNSLLYARAAVGSEVWTVAENGRMCRTQS, from the exons ATGCATCGTCTAGGAGCTGCGTTGCTTGCCATTGCGGGCTTTGCAGGTCTCGCTCATGCTGCACCCGCAAGCACGACGCCATGTTGCAAATGCTTTCCAGGCGATGCTTGCtggcccagcgccagcgactGGGCTGCGTTCAACAAGACCGTCAACGGGCGGTTGATTGCGACGGTTCCTTTGGGATCGCCGTGCCACGGTGATTCTTACAATGCGACGGAATGCCAGTTTCTGCAGGACAATTGGCTATATTCTCCGATTCA CTACAACTCGTCCTCGTCGGTTATGGCGCCCCTGTTCGCCAACGCGAGCTGCGATCCCTTTCAGCCAGAGGACACTCCTTGCACGCTCGGCAACTATGTGCGATATGCGGTCAACGTGTCCACTGCAGCCCATGTTTCGGCAACTCTCCAATTTGCGGCCAAGCGCAACATTCGCTTTGTCATTCGCAACACGGGACACGATTACAACGGCCGCTCGACCGGTGCAGGTGCCCTTTCTGTCTGGACTCACCACCTCAAGGACACCGAGATTTTGGATTGGGACGACCAGTTTTATACCGGCAAGGCCCTCAAGGTGGGAGCCGGTATCCAGGGCTTTGAGGCGCTTGAAGCCGCACACGCCGCAAACTTGATTGTGGTGACGGGAGAATGCCCTACTGTTGGTCTTGCTGGAGGCTACGTTCAAGGCGCCGGGCACTCAGCTCTTAGCACCATCTACGGCTTAGCAGCCGACAATGCCCTCTCATACGATGTGGTGACTCCCAACGGCACGCTCGTTACCGCAACCCGTACCCAGAACAAGGACCTCTACTGGGCGCTcagcggtggcggcggcggtaaCTACGGCGTTGTCATCTCCATGGTGTTCCGTGCCCATCCAGACGATGTCGTCGCTGGTGCCAAGTTTGCCATTGATACTTCCTCGCTAGGTGATAGCGTGCTGTACTCAGTCATTGATGCTTTCCACGCAGCGCTGCCTGCCATTGTAGACTCGGGCGTGATGATCATCTACTTCTTCGGCCCAGGCTTCTTCCAGGTGCCCGCCATGACTGCGTACGGCAAGACCCAGGACGAGGTCGAGGCCATCCTGGAGCCCTTTGTCAGTGCGCTCGCTGAGCTCAACATCGACCTGGCTCCCACGTACACGCAATTCCCCAGCTACTTCCAGCACTTCCAGAACTACTGGGGCCCGCTTCCCGCAGGAAACATTCAGGTCGGCACCGACTTGTTTGGAGGCCGATTGATCCCCCGCTCGGTGCTCCCGAATTTCTCGCCGACGGCGCAGAAGCTAGTCGAGCTCGGCGTCACCTTCATCGGCGTGGGCCTCAACGTGTCAAACTTTGGCCTCGACAACGCCAATGCCGTGCTGCCGCAGTGGCGCTCGTCCATCGTCGAGGCCTCGCTTACGCTGCCGTACAGCTTCCAGGTGCCCTTCCAGGACATGATTAACACCCAGGACACAATCACCAACGTCGTGCAGCCCGTCATCGAGGCTGCCACGCCCAATGCCGGTGCCTACATGAACGAGGCTGATTTCCAGCAGCCTGACTTCCAGGACGTCTTCTTCGGCGTCAACTAcccgaagctgctgcagattaAGCACAAGTATGACCCTAACAGCCTGCTGTATGCGAGAGCAGCAGTGGGCAGCGAGGTGTGGACAGTGGCTGAGAACGGCCGGATGTGCAGAACTCAGTCATGA